The window CGCCAATACGCGGCATATAAAGTACAGTTGCTATTAAAAGGCTGCAATATAAAAACGCGTTTTTAATTCGGGTTGGTTTAGCGATACGTGAAAGCAATAAACCTGCAAAAAAAGGATACATGGTTCGGGTTAGCCCAATACGTACCTGTTCCACATTTAATGTCCACCCACCACTAACATCGCCGTTTGTAATTGCCAGTTGCGCAAGCGCTATAGCTGCAATGATAACTAAAATACTTAATGCTGTTTTTGAGAATTTCCTGATCCAGATTGCATAAAGTATATTGGCAATGTATTCAAAAAATAACGACCAACCCACGCTGTTTAGCGGGTGCATCTCTTGCCAGCCACGAATATCAAGTGATAATGGTACCGGCAATATTGTATAACCAATGAGCATTACCAGCAGCATTTTCCAGATCGGGATAGTATGGATGAGCGGCCAGATTGTGGAATCGGTAAAATAGAATCCGATAGCGCCAAGGGTGATCCCTAAAATCACCATCGGCTGCAAACGTTCAACGCGTCGTTTAAAAAAATTACCCACCGGCATTTTATGCCATCTATCATCATAGGCATAGCCGATTACAAAACCCGATAATAAAAAGAAAAAATCTACAGCCAAGTAGCCGTGGTTAACCAGAATATCTAAATGTCCGGTTGCTAATGGTTCGGCTAAGTGAAAGGTTACAACAATAATAGCTGCTACACCGCGAAGGCCATCAAGTATAGGATAATGTGGCTTGGTGGCCAGCTCATTAGTCAAGTTAATTCTCATTTAATGTTTGTAAGAATTGCAATTTGTAAAAAAATGCCAACATGTAATGATTTAAATTGACTTAACAAGACTTCAATTTTTTCATTTAGTCGGTTAATATCACGTAATAGAGAAAAATAATTACACACCTATTAAAAGATATACCAATATTACTGATTTGCGAGCAAGTGTTTGGCTTTCTTAATGGAATGGTTAATTTTGGCACTTCAAAAGTTAATAGTTGCATAACAAATCAATTTCGACTTTGTCTTGGAATTGATTTATCGCGTTTTAAAAATATATGAATAAAAAATTACTTGCTGCTGGCTTAGTAAAATGCTTGCTATTTATTTCCTATTGTTCATTCGGACAAGTGGCAGATACGGCGAAGAGATCCTTCCAATTGGGTCAGGTTAATATTTTGGGGATTAGAGATAGCCTTCGTTCTAATAGATTAAATTCAGCTCAGCTTAACCTTTATAACCGGTATGATGTTTCGCATGCCTTAAACTTACTTCCGGGCATAACCTTAACGGCAGTAGGCCCAAGAAATGAGTCTGCTGTAAGTGTAAGGGGTTTCGACCTAAGGCAAGTGCCTATTTATTTAGATGGGGTGCCATTATATGTTCCGTATGATGGTTACGTAGATTTGGCCAGGTATAATACTTTCAACCTGTCAGAAATTGTGGTTGCTAAAGGGTATTCATCAATCCTTTACGGACCAAATGCAGAAGGCGGAGCCATCAATTTAATTAGTCGTAAACCTTTCAAAACATTTGAATTGAATGCCGCAGTTGGTTACCTAAGTGGTGGCTATAGACTAAACACCAATATTGGTGGAAACCTAGGGAAATTCTACTACCAGCTTTCTGCTTCACAGCTTAAGAGGGATTATTTTCCGCTATCAAAAGATTTTATCCCAACGGCAACTGAAGATGGTGGACGCCGTGATAATGCATATAATAATGATATTGATTTAAGTGGAAAGATTGGTTTCACGCCAACCACTTCGCAAGAGTATGCGGTAGGATACAATTTTCATCATGGTAAAAAAGGAACGCCTGTTTATACAGGTGATGATACCCAGAATGCACTTTTGAGAAATCCCAGGTATTGGCAATGGCCAAAATGGGATACGCAAGGTGTTTATCTGATTAGTAATAATAAGCTTAATGCAACTAACGTGATTAAAACCCGTTGGTATTATGATAAGTTTGTTAATCAGCTAAATAGCTATGATAACGCGGGCTATTCAATTATGACAAGAGGTTATGCATTTACCAGCAACTATGATGATTATACTTTAGGCAATAGCATCGTGTTTGAAAATACAGATATCGTTAATAATAGTTTTAGCATTGTTGGTCAATTTAAGCAAGATGTACATAAAGAAAATAATTTGGGAGAACCGGTAAGAAGAAGTGCTGATAATAATTTCTATTTGGGTATTGAAGATACCTATCACATCACTTCAGCTTTGAAAGTGAATGTGGGATTGGCTTACAATAATCGCCGAAGTACCCAAGCTCAGCAATTTACCAATAATACCATTTCTAATTTGCCAGCAAATACCAATGATGCCTGGAATATTCAAGGGCTTGTTCAGTATGATTTTAACGAAAGTAATGCAGTTTCGTTCTCTGTTGCCAGAAAAACCCGTTTCGCAACGATTAAAGATAGGTATTCTTTTCGTTTTGGAACGGCCATCCCAAATCCTGATTTAAAGGCAGAAGATGCATTGAATTATGATTTAAGCTATCATTCACTATATTTCGGGAAACTATCCGTGGATGCATCCGGCTTTTACAGCAAAATAAGTAATAGCATTCAAACGGTAAACAATGTTCGTAGAGATCCGGTAACGAACGTTAATCAATCACAAATTCAGAATGTAGGAAAGGCCGAATATTATGGTGCTGAATTTGCAGTTGGCTACCCGTTATTTACGCAATTGCGTGTTGATGCAAACTACACTTACATTAAAAGAAATAACTTATCGGCACCACAAATTTTCTTTACTGATGTGCCGAACCACAAAGTTTTTGCATCTATGCAATATACGCCAGTTTCAAAATTATACATTTTGGCTTCAGAAGAATACAACTCGAAAAGGTATAGCACCAGTTATGGCACCGTTTCTGGGGCTTTTTATTTAACCAATATAAAAGCAAACCTAAAGTTGCCGAAAGGGTTTTCTTTTGAGGCTGGTGTAAACAATATCTTTGATAAAAATTATACATTGGTTGAAGGTTTTCCGGAGCAAGGCAGAAATTATTTTGCCAACGTGATGTTTAACTATTAGAAAAATTCTGTTGATTTTTCTTCATTCCATTAAAAGATTAATTTTATCCTAATAGTAAAGAATTTGAAGCTTTTATGAAAAGTAAAATAAAGAAAATTAACAAAAGGAATTACCAAATTATAGCTGGTATTCCATTGTTGTTTTTTCTGCTTTTTGCATTATCTTCCTTAAAAAGTGAAGAGGATGAAATACAAAAAGGGATTTTTATTTTTGCTTATCCAACTTCTTTTGGTAACCGTATTAATGTACCTGAAGATAATCTAACAACTAACCAAGGCGTATATCTTGGTCGCAGGCTTTTTTATGAAGTACGTTTATCTGCAAATAATTCGCTTTCATGCGGCAGTTGTCATATGCAAGCTAAGGCTTTTACCGATGGTCGAAAACTGAGTATAGGCGTAGATAAAAATAGTACCGAAAGGAACACGATGGCCTTGGTAAATTTACTTTGGAATCGAAAATTTTTCTGGGATGCCCGTTCAAATTCGCTGGAGGCTCAGGCTAGTTTCCCGATGACAAACCCACATGAAATGGGTCAGTCGCTGGCTATATCCGTAAAAAAGCTGCAGTCAACGAATTATTATCCAAAGCTTTTCAAAGCTGTATTCGGTGATGAACAGGTTACTGGCGATCGTATTGTAAAAGCGCTGGCGCAATTTGAAAGAACCTTAATCTCTGCTGATTCTCGTTACGATCGTTATTTAAATCAATCTATTAAATTGTCTGATGCCGAAATGAAAGGGATTCTACTTTTTAATACCGCTCCAAACTCTGATAAGCAAATTAGAGGTGCGAATTGTGCCCACTGCCATGGCGGACCAAAAAATTATATGGAACTGTTTCATAATAATGGTTTGGATAGTACTTTCAAAGATGCTGGTATTGGAGCAATAACTGGTTTGCAAAGTGATCAGGGAAGATTTAAAATTCCAACTTTGCGCAACATTGCATTAAGCGCCCCTTACATGCATGATGGCAGATTTGCTACACTTGAAGAAGTTGTGGAACATTATAGCGAACATATACAAAATTCAAATTCTTTAAGTGCATTTCTTCAAAACGAATCGAATGTTAAAGGTTCTTTATCCGTAAAGCTTAAGCCTGATGAAAAAAAAGACCTTATCGCTTTCCTAAATACCTTAACCGATTATACCTTTGTAGCCAACCCTAATTTTTCGAATCCCTTTTTAAAACCATAGCATGAAAAAACATATTTCTACTGCGATTCTTTTTTTGTTTATAACACTGGGCTTTGCCAATTTTACAAATGCCCAGGAAAAATCTGCAGCTGCTGTAAAAATTAGTGGAGAACTTTCCAAACCTCTTTCTGTAACCGTTGCTGATCTTCAAAAAATGCCAAGAATTACGGTAAGCAGGAAGGATAAGGATAATAAAGAACATCAATACGCAGGGGTTTCCTTATCATCTTTACTTACCAGTTTAGGTGCAACAACCGGAAAAGATCTTCGTGGTGAAAACCTGACTAAATACGTTATTGTAGAAGCTAGTGATGGTTATCAAGTTATATTTTCGCTTGCAGAGTTAGATCCGGATTTTACGGATGATAAAATTATTTTAGCCGATACTATCGATAATGCACTACTCGCAACGGCCGATGGTCCTTTTAGGATTATTGTTCAAAATGATAAAAAACCTGCACGATGTATTAAGCAAGTTAACAGCATCAGAATTGGCTTTGCGAAATAACGGAATATTAGATCATTAATTTATAAACTATGTTTAATACAAAATCATTTTGCATTGGTATTTTTTTGGTGATTTTGCTAGCCACAAATTTCCATTCTTCTGCGCAAACGCTGCGAATTGCGGTAGCCGCAAACGCACAAGGACTAATTAAAAAGTTGCAAGCCGATTTTAAAAAACAAACGGGTATTGAAACCGAGTCTATAGTTGGCGCATCCGGCAAACTTACTGCTCAAATTATGAACGGTGCACCATATGATGTTTTTCTATCAGCAGATACGGAGTTTCCTAACAAGCTTTTTAACGCAGGATTTGGCCTTGCAAAACCCAAGATTTATGCATTAGGCAGTTTGATTATTTGTGGTTCTGCTACAGGAGATTTGAAAAATTGGCAAATTTTGCTGCAAAGTGAAACCATAAAAAAGATTGCAATTGCAAATCCAAAAACTGCACCTTACGGTCGAGCAGCCGAAGAAAGTTTAAAATTTTATAAGCTCGATGCTAACCTTAAAAGTAAGCTGGTTTATGGAGAAAGTATTTCGCAGGTAAATACTTATCTGCAAACGCGTACAGTAAATATCGGTTTCACAACCGAATCCTTTCTATACGAGAACATTAATAAATCCGGATTAAAATGGGCAAGGGTAGATGAAAAAAGTTATGGTAAAATTGAACAGGCCGTTATTTTGCTTTCCAATGCAAAAAAATCAGGAATGGTTAATGCTCAAAAGTTTTATGATTACATTTCTTCCGCAACCGCCAAAAAAATTATTGCCAATAGTGGTTATCATCTTCCAAAATAAAAGCAAATAATGGATATGGAACCAATATGGTTAAGCATTAAGCTCGCCATGATCACCACAATTTTTTTACTGTTTGTTGGTATCCCGGTAGCTTATTGGCTTTCTCGTAAACAAAGTATTGTTAAAGTAATTATCGAAGCCTTTATAACGATGCCTTTGGTACTTCCGCCATCTGTACTTGGCTTTTATTTGCTTCTTGCTTTCAGTCCTAACAATGCTTTTGGAATTTGGCTACACCGTCATTTTGATTTGCAACTGGTTTTTTCTTTCAAAGGATTAGTAATCGCATCTATCATTTATAGTCTCCCGTTTATGGTCAGCCCAATTAAAGCAGCCTTTTCACATTTGCCAAGGTCGATGTCCGAAGCTTCATATGTTATGGGTAAATCGAAGATTGAAACCTTTTTTTACATACTTCTGCCAAACATTAAGCCTTCTATATTTACTGCGGCAGTACTAACATTTGCCCATACTTTGGGCGAATTTGGTGTAGTTTTAATGATCGGTGGCAATATTCCTGGGGAAACCAAAGTTGCCTCTATCGCTATTTATGATGCTGTAGAAACCATGGATTATGGCTTGGCCAATTCATATGCGCTAATCTTGTTTGCGATAACTTTTATCATTGTAATAGGTGTTTTTGTAGTAAATAGAAATGCTGTTAAAAGTCCATTCGAATGATAAAAATTGATGTCGTAAAAAAAATTGGTGGCAAATATGGAAATTTCGAGCTCAAAGTAAATACAGCTTTCCATTTAAACGCGGTTACCCAAATTTCTGGTCCTTCGGGAATTGGGAAAACCACCTTACTTAAAATTCTTGCAGGATTAATTGTGCCGGATAAAGGTAAGATTATGGTTGATGATGCTGTTTGGTTTGATGAAGACAAAAAGCATTTAAAAAAAGCACAGGATCGTCAGGTGGGTTTCGTTTTTCAAGACTATGCGCTGTTTCCAAATATGACCGTTAAAAATCATCTTGAATATGGTACGAATGACCTAAAGTATATTGAACTTCTGCTTGCGCTTGGTGAAATGAAATCCTTCGAAAATAGTTACCCTAAACAACTTTCAGGCGGACAGCAACAAAGGCTAGCCATACTTAGGGCACTTTCTACAAAACCCAAACTGTTACTTATGGACGAGCCATTTTCTGCTTTAGATCAAGAATTGAAAAGCCGATTATTGCCTAAGCTGAAACAATTATTCACAGCGCAACGCACCACGGTGATTGTTGTAACTCATCAGGAAAATGAATTGCGTGATTATAATCCATATACTTTTAAACTCTAAAAAGCAACTACTCGCCAGAAATTTATCAATCAAATCTCTAAAGTAAAAAACATTTGTTTATTGTTGTCGAGTATACTATATTTGCGACAACAATAATTATTTAACATGAGAAAATTAGAATTTGCTTCTCTTCAGGTAAGAGATTTAGAGGTTTCGAAAAATTTTTACACAAATAAGCTAGGCTTTGAGGCTTTAGAATCGACAAATCCGGCTGCATGTGTTTTTAAGTATAATGATGGTGAAGCAAGCTTTGCAATCAGAAAACCTATTGGCGATTTGGAAGGCAAGGAATTGGGTGTTGGCGCATCCCTTTGGTTTGCAATTGACGGAACTATTGAAGATCTACAGGCTGATCTTTTGAAAACAGAAGTAGTTTTGTTAGGTCCAATACAGTCAACTCCTTTTGGAAAAATCATTATTGCTAAGGATCCAGATGGCTATAATATTACTTTTTTACAAGTTAACTAATGTTATTGTGCTTTGAAATTCAACAGTAAGATTTCGTTTTAATTTCTCAAAAAGTGCTTAATCACCATGAATAACGATATTGATTTTCAATTTAAAAATCCAGAAGATAGTCCTGGCTACCTTATGGGGCAATTAACGCTGTTATGGCAGCGAAAGCATAAGCGGGTTTTAGATCCGCTAGACCTTACTCAAACTCAATTTGTGCTTTTAGCAGCGCTTGCATGGTTATCTAAAACAAATGATTGCGTAACCCAAGTTGATATTGCCAATCAAGGAAATGCGGATAGAATGATGGTTTCGAAGGTTTTGCGGCTTTTGGAAGAGAAAAAATTTATCATCAGAGCAGCGCACAAAACCGATACACGGGCAAAGAAAGTGAGTTTGACTACATCGGGAGCATTGGTTTTGCAAAAGGCACTTACCGCAATTGAAAACGCAGATCTCGAATTTTTTTCTAGCTCCTTACTTGATATTTCTGCTTTCAACGCTGCTATGGTAAAACTTATTCAGATGAATAAAGGAGCGTAGTACAACGCTTCAATTTAATCAAAAAACTATAAAGAAGATCCACTAGAACTTTTAATTTTGCGGTATAAACTGGTTAAATTTGGTGTCGCTGATCAGTAAATTAAATGCAACAAAAAAATGAAATTATCTATTAAACCTGAGAAACTATCACGAGTTTTTAAGAAGCATCATATTTTAGGTCTCCCGTTTTCCGCTTCCTTTAATGAGTTTAGCGCTCCTGATACAGGCGATCCTCATGACCATCCTTTTGATTTTATTACTCATATTGTAAATGGTGGTTACACGGAACGCATTTATAAAATTGATGAGTTTGGTAACGTTATAATTACCGATGTTGAACGCAAAGCTGGCACTTCACATTTTGTTAAAGCAACTGATATCCATCAAATAATTCACTTACCAACTGGCCATTGCGTTACGTTAATGGTTCCACAATCTGGTCATGTTAGGGCTACTTGCTTTTACCGTTTTATAGAAGGAAAAGCTTATAGCAGACTTTGGAACAAACGTAAATTTATGCCTGTAAGTCACGCAAATACGATATAATTATAATAGACAACAACTAAAAAAGTTTAGGTGGCTTTAAAGTATTCTACAAATTACATAATAATATCTATCCAATATTTTAGTGTAGAAAAATCATTATATTTTGATTGGCTAATTGGAAATCAAGAAATTAATTGGCCTTAATTTTTGGATGGGAATCATTGCCTGATTGGTCAAGGGTATCAACAAGCTCTATATCTACTGCTAAAAGTCCAATTTTAGTCATGCAGGTTCGGTAGCTAACCTGATCATTAATTTTTAACGAGATGCCATTTGCTATAATCTGAAACCTAATCCTTTGACCATTGC is drawn from Pedobacter mucosus and contains these coding sequences:
- a CDS encoding cytochrome-c peroxidase yields the protein MKSKIKKINKRNYQIIAGIPLLFFLLFALSSLKSEEDEIQKGIFIFAYPTSFGNRINVPEDNLTTNQGVYLGRRLFYEVRLSANNSLSCGSCHMQAKAFTDGRKLSIGVDKNSTERNTMALVNLLWNRKFFWDARSNSLEAQASFPMTNPHEMGQSLAISVKKLQSTNYYPKLFKAVFGDEQVTGDRIVKALAQFERTLISADSRYDRYLNQSIKLSDAEMKGILLFNTAPNSDKQIRGANCAHCHGGPKNYMELFHNNGLDSTFKDAGIGAITGLQSDQGRFKIPTLRNIALSAPYMHDGRFATLEEVVEHYSEHIQNSNSLSAFLQNESNVKGSLSVKLKPDEKKDLIAFLNTLTDYTFVANPNFSNPFLKP
- the modA gene encoding molybdate ABC transporter substrate-binding protein, translated to MFNTKSFCIGIFLVILLATNFHSSAQTLRIAVAANAQGLIKKLQADFKKQTGIETESIVGASGKLTAQIMNGAPYDVFLSADTEFPNKLFNAGFGLAKPKIYALGSLIICGSATGDLKNWQILLQSETIKKIAIANPKTAPYGRAAEESLKFYKLDANLKSKLVYGESISQVNTYLQTRTVNIGFTTESFLYENINKSGLKWARVDEKSYGKIEQAVILLSNAKKSGMVNAQKFYDYISSATAKKIIANSGYHLPK
- a CDS encoding TonB-dependent receptor plug domain-containing protein, whose translation is MNKKLLAAGLVKCLLFISYCSFGQVADTAKRSFQLGQVNILGIRDSLRSNRLNSAQLNLYNRYDVSHALNLLPGITLTAVGPRNESAVSVRGFDLRQVPIYLDGVPLYVPYDGYVDLARYNTFNLSEIVVAKGYSSILYGPNAEGGAINLISRKPFKTFELNAAVGYLSGGYRLNTNIGGNLGKFYYQLSASQLKRDYFPLSKDFIPTATEDGGRRDNAYNNDIDLSGKIGFTPTTSQEYAVGYNFHHGKKGTPVYTGDDTQNALLRNPRYWQWPKWDTQGVYLISNNKLNATNVIKTRWYYDKFVNQLNSYDNAGYSIMTRGYAFTSNYDDYTLGNSIVFENTDIVNNSFSIVGQFKQDVHKENNLGEPVRRSADNNFYLGIEDTYHITSALKVNVGLAYNNRRSTQAQQFTNNTISNLPANTNDAWNIQGLVQYDFNESNAVSFSVARKTRFATIKDRYSFRFGTAIPNPDLKAEDALNYDLSYHSLYFGKLSVDASGFYSKISNSIQTVNNVRRDPVTNVNQSQIQNVGKAEYYGAEFAVGYPLFTQLRVDANYTYIKRNNLSAPQIFFTDVPNHKVFASMQYTPVSKLYILASEEYNSKRYSTSYGTVSGAFYLTNIKANLKLPKGFSFEAGVNNIFDKNYTLVEGFPEQGRNYFANVMFNY
- a CDS encoding molybdopterin-dependent oxidoreductase, yielding MKKHISTAILFLFITLGFANFTNAQEKSAAAVKISGELSKPLSVTVADLQKMPRITVSRKDKDNKEHQYAGVSLSSLLTSLGATTGKDLRGENLTKYVIVEASDGYQVIFSLAELDPDFTDDKIILADTIDNALLATADGPFRIIVQNDKKPARCIKQVNSIRIGFAK
- a CDS encoding ATP-binding cassette domain-containing protein, with translation MIKIDVVKKIGGKYGNFELKVNTAFHLNAVTQISGPSGIGKTTLLKILAGLIVPDKGKIMVDDAVWFDEDKKHLKKAQDRQVGFVFQDYALFPNMTVKNHLEYGTNDLKYIELLLALGEMKSFENSYPKQLSGGQQQRLAILRALSTKPKLLLMDEPFSALDQELKSRLLPKLKQLFTAQRTTVIVVTHQENELRDYNPYTFKL
- the modB gene encoding molybdate ABC transporter permease subunit codes for the protein MEPIWLSIKLAMITTIFLLFVGIPVAYWLSRKQSIVKVIIEAFITMPLVLPPSVLGFYLLLAFSPNNAFGIWLHRHFDLQLVFSFKGLVIASIIYSLPFMVSPIKAAFSHLPRSMSEASYVMGKSKIETFFYILLPNIKPSIFTAAVLTFAHTLGEFGVVLMIGGNIPGETKVASIAIYDAVETMDYGLANSYALILFAITFIIVIGVFVVNRNAVKSPFE
- a CDS encoding VOC family protein translates to MRKLEFASLQVRDLEVSKNFYTNKLGFEALESTNPAACVFKYNDGEASFAIRKPIGDLEGKELGVGASLWFAIDGTIEDLQADLLKTEVVLLGPIQSTPFGKIIIAKDPDGYNITFLQVN
- a CDS encoding MarR family winged helix-turn-helix transcriptional regulator, which gives rise to MNNDIDFQFKNPEDSPGYLMGQLTLLWQRKHKRVLDPLDLTQTQFVLLAALAWLSKTNDCVTQVDIANQGNADRMMVSKVLRLLEEKKFIIRAAHKTDTRAKKVSLTTSGALVLQKALTAIENADLEFFSSSLLDISAFNAAMVKLIQMNKGA
- a CDS encoding acyltransferase family protein — translated: MRINLTNELATKPHYPILDGLRGVAAIIVVTFHLAEPLATGHLDILVNHGYLAVDFFFLLSGFVIGYAYDDRWHKMPVGNFFKRRVERLQPMVILGITLGAIGFYFTDSTIWPLIHTIPIWKMLLVMLIGYTILPVPLSLDIRGWQEMHPLNSVGWSLFFEYIANILYAIWIRKFSKTALSILVIIAAIALAQLAITNGDVSGGWTLNVEQVRIGLTRTMYPFFAGLLLSRIAKPTRIKNAFLYCSLLIATVLYMPRIGGADHLWMNGIYESICIIIVFPLIVYLGASGVLHSKREQKICKFLGDISYPLYLVHYPLVYFYVAWISNNKGITIVQVWPYALLILIAGIVLAYISLKWYDEPVRKWLRKRL